One stretch of Thermococcus sp. M36 DNA includes these proteins:
- a CDS encoding tRNA-binding protein, whose protein sequence is MWDTSKDYRLLVAEKSVELFLKTVEHAKFKGKWNKKGAQQLAKEMIPEIQAMRYTYVDPKELIETPQMKALKEKASGIIEALGGEDWHHKFLSLADKSEREKVEEAVAKVRFFLNTILGLDRRLALGKINDPVIAVDIKVGEVMSVGKHPNADRLLVTNVNIGDRAITVVTNDLAVKEGNRVAVALLPPANFRGIVSEGMFLGAGEGVLKDVKGEIGGLPKGIPLEAFNETRNLVEAFLKG, encoded by the coding sequence ATGTGGGACACGAGCAAGGATTACCGCTTACTGGTGGCGGAGAAGAGCGTGGAGCTGTTCCTGAAGACGGTGGAGCACGCGAAGTTCAAGGGGAAGTGGAACAAGAAGGGAGCGCAGCAGTTAGCGAAGGAGATGATTCCGGAGATACAGGCGATGAGGTACACCTACGTCGACCCGAAGGAACTGATTGAGACACCGCAGATGAAGGCACTAAAGGAGAAGGCCAGCGGTATAATCGAGGCCCTTGGTGGCGAGGACTGGCACCACAAGTTCCTCAGCCTAGCAGACAAGAGCGAGCGCGAAAAGGTCGAGGAGGCAGTCGCCAAAGTCCGCTTCTTCCTGAACACGATACTTGGACTCGACAGAAGGCTCGCCCTTGGGAAGATAAACGACCCGGTCATCGCGGTGGATATCAAGGTCGGGGAAGTGATGAGCGTCGGCAAGCACCCGAACGCCGACAGGCTACTCGTCACGAACGTGAACATCGGCGACAGAGCGATAACGGTTGTCACCAACGACCTGGCGGTAAAGGAGGGCAACCGCGTCGCCGTTGCTCTGCTCCCGCCGGCTAACTTCAGGGGAATAGTCAGCGAGGGCATGTTCCTCGGTGCTGGAGAAGGCGTCCTCAAGGACGTGAAGGGAGAAATAGGCGGCCTGCCTAAGGGGATTCCGCTTGAGGCCTTCAACGAGACGAGGAACCTCGTGGAGGCGTTTTTGAAGGGGTAA
- a CDS encoding pyridoxal-phosphate dependent enzyme encodes MEVRCPSCGRLYSSFIPPRCSCGEPLRITYDYDSVEVSAWEKRKPGVWRYRELLPNVPEVTTLHEGGTPLLRAKLGEELGLKVFIKDETRNPTGSFRDRLITVAVSYGLPYAQNGFVVASNGNAAASLAAYAARAGRKAYTVVPKMIESGKLNQVVAFGAKVLRYGESVDEGISYAEGLAEGRGLYNVTPESNLIGLEGQKTLAFELWEELKPTHVVVPTGSGSNLYSIYKGFTELRELGLLEEMPKLIAVQAEKCSPIASEVLGTEPKAEPTKALALYVKNPVMKELALEAIHESGGTAVLVGEDELDLGEKLLAREGIFAEYASAVIVPALLKLAEEGYFEKDDRIALIVTSSGLKGHYAETREKFAIGGTKLEILRLLGERTMYGYEVWESLRKPLKYQAVYQHLRELESLGLIREAYRRGRRVYYTLTEKGRRFLETLSE; translated from the coding sequence ATGGAGGTTCGCTGCCCCTCCTGTGGCAGGCTCTACTCCTCCTTTATTCCCCCCAGGTGCTCCTGCGGGGAGCCGCTTAGGATAACCTACGATTACGACTCCGTTGAAGTTTCAGCGTGGGAGAAAAGAAAACCCGGCGTTTGGAGGTATAGGGAGCTCCTCCCGAACGTCCCCGAGGTAACAACCCTCCACGAGGGGGGGACGCCCCTTCTCAGGGCCAAGCTCGGTGAAGAGCTCGGTCTCAAAGTCTTCATCAAGGACGAGACGAGGAATCCGACGGGCTCATTCAGGGACAGGCTCATCACTGTGGCGGTCTCCTACGGACTTCCTTACGCTCAAAACGGTTTTGTGGTTGCGAGCAACGGCAATGCGGCAGCTTCCCTCGCCGCTTATGCTGCCAGAGCCGGGAGGAAGGCCTACACGGTAGTACCGAAGATGATAGAGTCCGGGAAGCTCAACCAGGTAGTCGCCTTCGGGGCCAAGGTTCTACGCTACGGCGAGAGCGTCGACGAAGGGATAAGCTATGCCGAGGGCCTCGCCGAGGGGAGGGGGCTGTACAACGTCACCCCGGAGAGCAACCTGATAGGTCTTGAGGGACAGAAGACGCTCGCCTTCGAGCTCTGGGAGGAGCTGAAGCCGACCCACGTCGTGGTTCCCACGGGGAGTGGAAGCAACCTGTACAGCATCTACAAGGGCTTTACTGAGCTCAGGGAGCTCGGGCTCTTGGAGGAGATGCCAAAGCTCATCGCCGTTCAGGCTGAGAAGTGCTCCCCGATAGCGAGCGAGGTTCTCGGGACAGAACCGAAGGCCGAGCCCACGAAGGCCCTGGCCCTCTACGTTAAGAACCCTGTCATGAAGGAGCTTGCCCTTGAGGCGATACACGAGAGCGGCGGGACTGCAGTCCTTGTCGGTGAGGACGAGCTCGACCTCGGTGAGAAGCTTCTTGCCAGGGAGGGCATATTCGCGGAGTATGCTTCGGCGGTGATAGTTCCGGCCCTGCTCAAGCTGGCCGAGGAAGGCTACTTCGAGAAGGACGACAGGATAGCCCTAATCGTAACTAGCTCTGGCCTCAAGGGGCACTACGCCGAGACCAGGGAGAAGTTTGCCATCGGGGGGACGAAGCTGGAAATACTCCGCCTCTTGGGCGAGAGAACCATGTACGGCTACGAGGTGTGGGAGTCTCTCAGGAAGCCGCTTAAGTATCAGGCGGTGTATCAGCATCTCCGCGAGCTTGAGAGCCTCGGCCTGATACGGGAGGCGTACAGGCGGGGAAGGAGGGTTTACTACACCCTGACAGAGAAGGGCAGGAGGTTCCTTGAGACGCTCTCGGAATGA
- a CDS encoding AAA family ATPase, which translates to MKKEVILLTGPPLNGRDEYITEALNLAGGESYAYYHVFDYIREVGKERGVKITRKNVLDFAINHQDLMNEIRDEAFERIRKEIDGSDKRYHLVSTPSLFRWGSGSVIGFTLSNLKLIQPNRVIIVLDDVLSVRRRIINDPEWFERFGKNPENIRLTTLVMWREDAINHVKTLVHELKKDGFEVRYVLQFGIRHPPEVFLDLLFHEDEKPLVYLSYPMTGHEEEYYHRVRDFYNKLTGHFTVLDPGALDDWWVVAEYDAQVNANPSIKRIRIKHLLDGEEVEELDREDIEQATDILRRQLVERDFNLVDVSKAIAVYHYAEGVSAGVISEMAEAYRTLAAIYLYYPFERRPSPFMEFYGMQNPSRRTMFKDEDEMIKAMVEEKDYWAKV; encoded by the coding sequence ATGAAGAAAGAGGTAATACTCCTCACGGGGCCGCCGCTCAACGGCAGGGACGAATACATAACTGAGGCATTGAATCTCGCCGGCGGGGAGAGCTATGCCTACTACCACGTTTTTGACTACATCAGGGAAGTCGGCAAGGAGAGGGGCGTTAAAATAACCCGAAAGAACGTCCTCGACTTCGCAATAAACCACCAGGATCTTATGAACGAGATACGCGATGAGGCCTTTGAACGGATAAGAAAGGAGATAGACGGGAGCGATAAAAGGTATCACCTCGTCTCAACCCCCAGTTTGTTCCGGTGGGGGAGTGGGAGCGTCATAGGGTTCACCCTCAGCAACCTCAAGCTTATCCAGCCCAACAGGGTGATAATAGTCCTTGACGATGTCCTCTCTGTCAGGAGAAGGATAATCAACGACCCCGAGTGGTTCGAGCGCTTTGGGAAGAATCCCGAGAACATAAGGCTGACCACCCTAGTCATGTGGCGTGAGGATGCCATCAACCACGTGAAAACTCTCGTCCACGAGCTGAAGAAGGATGGCTTTGAGGTTCGCTACGTTCTCCAGTTCGGCATAAGGCATCCCCCTGAAGTTTTCCTTGACCTGCTGTTCCATGAGGACGAGAAGCCCCTCGTCTATCTCAGCTACCCAATGACGGGCCACGAGGAGGAGTACTACCACAGGGTCAGAGACTTCTACAACAAGCTCACAGGGCACTTCACCGTCCTCGACCCCGGCGCTCTGGACGACTGGTGGGTGGTTGCCGAGTACGACGCCCAAGTCAATGCCAACCCATCAATAAAGCGCATCAGGATAAAGCACCTGCTGGACGGCGAGGAGGTTGAGGAGCTCGACAGGGAAGACATAGAGCAGGCGACGGACATACTGAGGAGGCAGCTCGTCGAGAGGGACTTTAACCTCGTTGATGTGAGCAAGGCCATAGCGGTTTATCACTACGCGGAAGGCGTCTCGGCTGGTGTAATCAGTGAGATGGCAGAAGCTTACAGAACTTTAGCGGCCATATACCTCTACTACCCATTCGAAAGGCGCCCAAGCCCGTTCATGGAGTTCTACGGCATGCAGAATCCCTCACGCAGGACGATGTTCAAGGATGAAGACGAGATGATAAAGGCCATGGTCGAGGAGAAGGACTACTGGGCTAAGGTCTGA
- a CDS encoding prefoldin subunit beta — MQNVPPQVQAMLGQLENYQGQLQLVIQQKQKVQLELTEARKALEELEKVEDGTTIYKTVGTLIVKTDKAKAVEELKEKVETLEVRLSALERQEKKLNEKLKELTAQIQSALRPPTAG; from the coding sequence ATGCAGAATGTTCCGCCGCAGGTTCAGGCGATGTTGGGACAGCTTGAGAACTACCAGGGGCAGCTCCAGCTCGTCATCCAGCAGAAGCAGAAGGTTCAGCTTGAGCTGACTGAGGCCAGAAAGGCCCTGGAGGAGCTTGAAAAGGTCGAGGATGGGACGACCATATACAAAACCGTCGGAACGCTCATCGTGAAGACCGACAAGGCCAAGGCAGTCGAGGAGCTCAAGGAGAAGGTCGAGACGCTGGAGGTTCGCCTCAGCGCCCTTGAGAGGCAGGAGAAGAAGCTCAACGAGAAGCTCAAAGAGCTCACCGCCCAGATCCAGAGCGCCCTCAGGCCGCCCACCGCGGGCTGA
- the psmB gene encoding archaeal proteasome endopeptidase complex subunit beta encodes MAEQLKGTTTVGIVCKDGVVLAADRRASLGNMVLSKEVTKVFQIDDHLALAGAGSVGDILSLVRLLRAEARLYRAKVGREMSVRAFATLTSNILHGNRFMPYFGWFLIAGYDKKPGLYSIDMSGGVTEDRFTAAGSGMEFAFAVLEDGYSEDIELEEGVRLALRAIKIATRRDVFTGDGITLVTVTKDGYRELSKEEIEALLK; translated from the coding sequence TTGGCTGAACAGCTAAAGGGAACGACTACGGTCGGCATTGTATGTAAAGACGGCGTGGTCCTAGCGGCGGACAGGAGGGCATCGCTCGGCAACATGGTGCTTTCAAAGGAAGTTACCAAAGTGTTCCAGATAGACGACCACCTTGCCCTGGCAGGTGCAGGGAGCGTCGGCGACATACTCTCGCTAGTGAGGCTCCTGAGGGCAGAGGCCAGGCTTTACAGGGCCAAGGTTGGCAGGGAGATGAGCGTCAGGGCCTTTGCTACGCTGACTTCTAACATCCTTCACGGCAACAGGTTTATGCCCTACTTTGGGTGGTTTCTCATAGCGGGCTATGATAAGAAGCCCGGGCTGTACTCGATAGACATGTCCGGCGGTGTTACCGAGGACAGGTTCACCGCCGCAGGCTCGGGAATGGAGTTTGCCTTCGCGGTTCTTGAGGATGGGTATAGCGAAGACATAGAGCTTGAAGAGGGTGTCAGGCTTGCCCTCAGGGCGATAAAGATAGCCACGAGGCGTGATGTTTTCACTGGTGATGGAATAACCCTCGTTACCGTGACAAAAGACGGTTACAGGGAGTTGAGCAAGGAGGAGATAGAGGCTCTTCTAAAGTGA
- the pcc1 gene encoding KEOPS complex subunit Pcc1 has translation MGLQRGPGAEEKQEWPIEGVIELVFPDEKTAGIVYESVLYEHESVPYRRSRIDFLKEGKKITMRFLASDNSALRGTLNSYLRWIKVAMDSLEV, from the coding sequence ATGGGACTACAAAGAGGCCCTGGGGCTGAAGAGAAGCAGGAGTGGCCAATCGAAGGAGTGATCGAACTCGTTTTTCCCGATGAGAAAACCGCCGGGATAGTTTATGAGAGTGTCCTCTACGAGCATGAGAGCGTGCCCTATCGGAGAAGCAGGATAGACTTCCTGAAAGAGGGTAAAAAAATAACCATGCGGTTCCTGGCCAGCGACAACTCCGCTCTGAGAGGCACCCTGAACTCGTACCTTCGGTGGATTAAGGTGGCCATGGACTCTCTGGAGGTTTAG
- a CDS encoding ribosomal biogenesis protein has product MMLITTSHRPTRRTRSFGHDLEKVFPNSLYLTRGKKTIQDLLMEAYDRNYERLLIINVWKGNPLKMTFIKVDPDDWGYLGYLYLHGIKLQREIGFRDIRPIREEMPFIVTTAKRVGIDHVAFAQAFAELTGGKFVPRRERSLLGIADRYNTDVLGVIERHPRGMAVNFYRLDVTKERTVGPLISVKIWIMEDGRRWDYKEALGLKRSRSGQSKE; this is encoded by the coding sequence ATGATGCTGATAACGACTTCCCACAGGCCGACCAGGAGGACAAGGAGCTTCGGACACGACCTGGAGAAGGTGTTCCCCAACTCCCTCTACCTGACCAGGGGGAAGAAGACCATCCAAGACCTTCTCATGGAGGCCTACGACAGGAACTACGAAAGGCTGCTCATAATCAACGTCTGGAAGGGCAACCCGCTCAAGATGACCTTCATCAAGGTTGACCCCGACGACTGGGGCTACCTCGGCTACCTTTACCTACACGGCATAAAGCTCCAGCGCGAGATAGGCTTCAGGGACATAAGGCCCATACGCGAGGAGATGCCGTTTATAGTCACCACGGCCAAGCGTGTCGGGATAGACCATGTTGCCTTTGCCCAGGCCTTCGCCGAGCTCACCGGCGGAAAGTTCGTGCCCAGACGGGAGCGCTCCCTCCTGGGGATAGCCGACAGGTACAACACCGACGTTCTCGGCGTCATCGAGAGGCACCCGCGCGGTATGGCCGTCAACTTCTACCGCCTCGATGTCACAAAGGAAAGAACGGTCGGCCCGCTTATAAGCGTCAAAATATGGATCATGGAGGACGGGAGGAGATGGGACTACAAAGAGGCCCTGGGGCTGAAGAGAAGCAGGAGTGGCCAATCGAAGGAGTGA
- the rpiA gene encoding ribose-5-phosphate isomerase RpiA, translating to MEELKKAVAREALKFIEDDMVVGLGTGSTTAYFIEYLGKLIMEGELEDVYGIPTSYQARLLALENGVPVLGLDEVDAIDVAVDGADEVDPHLNLIKGRGAALTMEKIIEYRAGTFLVLVDESKLVERLGQRVPVPIEVIPAAWRAIAEELEVFNATAELRMASRKDGPVVTDNGNFILDARFYRIDDPLDLEIELNNIPGVVENGIFADIADIVLVGTREGVKRMER from the coding sequence ATGGAGGAGCTAAAAAAGGCAGTTGCACGTGAGGCCCTCAAGTTCATAGAGGACGACATGGTCGTCGGCCTCGGCACAGGCTCCACCACTGCCTACTTTATTGAGTACCTGGGCAAGCTCATCATGGAGGGGGAGCTTGAGGACGTCTACGGCATCCCCACCTCGTACCAGGCGAGGCTTCTTGCCCTTGAGAACGGTGTCCCCGTCCTCGGCCTGGATGAGGTTGACGCAATAGACGTAGCCGTTGATGGGGCCGACGAGGTTGACCCCCACCTCAACCTCATAAAGGGCCGCGGCGCTGCCCTCACGATGGAGAAGATAATAGAGTACCGCGCCGGCACCTTCCTCGTCCTCGTGGACGAGAGCAAGCTTGTCGAAAGGCTGGGTCAGAGAGTGCCCGTCCCGATCGAGGTCATCCCGGCCGCATGGCGTGCCATAGCCGAGGAGCTTGAGGTGTTCAACGCGACGGCGGAGCTGAGAATGGCCAGCAGGAAGGATGGACCAGTCGTCACGGACAATGGGAACTTCATTCTGGACGCACGTTTTTACAGGATAGACGACCCCCTCGACCTTGAGATAGAGCTGAACAACATCCCGGGTGTCGTTGAGAACGGCATTTTCGCCGACATAGCCGACATCGTGCTCGTGGGAACTAGAGAAGGCGTCAAAAGGATGGAGCGCTAA
- a CDS encoding beta-CASP ribonuclease aCPSF1: MIRRETFVDDILRDIKAVISQMVPREARITEVEFEGPELVIYVKNPEAIMRDGELIKNLAKVLKKRISVRPDPEVLLPPERAEEMIKQLVPPEAEITNISFDPSVGEVLIEARKPGLVIGKNGETLRLITQKVHWAPRVIRTPPLQSQTIYSIRQILQAEAKDRRKFLRQVGRNIYRKPELKSEWIRITGLGGFREVGRSALLVQTNESYVLVDFGVNIAALRDPKKAFPHFDAPEFRYVLDAGLLDAIIITHAHLDHSGMLPYLFRYKLFDGPIYTTPPTRDLMVLLQQDFIEIQQMNGVEPLYRPRDIKEVIKHTITLDYGEVRDIAPDMRLTLHNAGHILGSSIVHLHIGNGLHNIAVTGDFKFIPTRLFEPAVSRFPRLETLVMESTYGAGNDYQMPREEAEKRLIEVIHQTIRRKGKVLIPAMAVGRAQEIMMVLEEYARVGGIEVPIYLDGMIWEATAIHTAYPEYLSRHLREQIFHEGYNPFLNPIFKPVANSRERQDIIDSGEPAIIIATSGMLVGGPSVEYFKQLAPDPKNSIIFVSYQAEGTLGRQVQRGLREIPLVGEGGKTEVVKVNMDVHTIDGFSGHADRRELISYIARLRPRPERVITVHGEPHKCLDLSTSIHKKFGISTRAPNNLDAIRLK, from the coding sequence TTGATAAGGAGAGAGACATTTGTTGATGACATTCTGCGTGATATAAAGGCAGTAATAAGCCAGATGGTTCCCAGGGAGGCCAGGATAACAGAGGTGGAGTTCGAGGGACCAGAGCTGGTGATATACGTCAAGAACCCAGAGGCAATAATGAGGGACGGTGAACTCATCAAGAACCTCGCCAAGGTTCTAAAAAAGCGCATCAGCGTCCGCCCCGACCCGGAGGTTCTTCTCCCTCCGGAGAGGGCAGAGGAGATGATTAAACAGCTCGTCCCTCCTGAGGCTGAAATAACCAACATAAGCTTTGACCCCTCCGTCGGTGAGGTTCTCATAGAGGCCAGAAAGCCGGGTCTTGTCATCGGTAAGAACGGGGAAACCCTGAGGCTCATAACCCAGAAGGTTCACTGGGCCCCTAGGGTCATAAGAACTCCTCCCCTCCAGAGCCAGACGATTTACTCGATAAGACAGATACTCCAGGCGGAAGCCAAAGACAGGAGGAAGTTCCTCAGGCAGGTCGGCAGGAACATCTACCGCAAGCCGGAACTCAAGAGCGAGTGGATAAGGATTACCGGCCTAGGGGGCTTTAGGGAAGTCGGAAGGAGCGCCCTTCTGGTTCAGACAAACGAGAGCTACGTTTTGGTGGACTTCGGCGTGAACATAGCCGCTCTGCGCGACCCCAAGAAGGCCTTCCCGCACTTTGACGCCCCCGAGTTCCGCTACGTGCTCGATGCTGGATTACTCGACGCAATCATCATAACCCACGCCCACCTTGACCACAGCGGAATGCTCCCCTACCTCTTCCGCTACAAGCTCTTTGACGGGCCGATATACACGACGCCGCCGACGAGGGATCTCATGGTGCTCCTCCAGCAGGACTTCATAGAGATCCAGCAGATGAACGGTGTTGAGCCGCTCTACAGACCAAGGGACATAAAGGAAGTCATCAAGCACACCATAACCCTCGACTACGGTGAGGTTCGCGATATAGCCCCTGATATGAGGCTCACCCTCCACAACGCGGGCCACATCCTCGGTTCGTCGATAGTCCACCTCCACATTGGAAATGGACTGCACAACATAGCCGTAACCGGAGACTTTAAGTTCATCCCGACGAGGCTCTTCGAGCCGGCTGTGAGCAGGTTCCCGAGGCTTGAAACCCTTGTCATGGAGTCCACATACGGTGCGGGCAACGACTACCAGATGCCGCGTGAGGAGGCGGAGAAGAGGCTCATAGAGGTCATCCACCAGACGATACGGAGGAAGGGTAAGGTTCTCATCCCGGCCATGGCCGTCGGCAGGGCACAGGAGATAATGATGGTTCTTGAAGAGTATGCTCGCGTTGGGGGTATAGAGGTTCCGATATACCTCGACGGAATGATATGGGAGGCCACCGCCATACACACTGCCTATCCGGAGTACCTCAGCAGGCACCTCCGCGAGCAGATATTCCACGAGGGCTACAACCCGTTCCTCAACCCGATATTCAAACCGGTCGCCAACAGCAGGGAGAGGCAGGACATCATAGACTCCGGCGAACCTGCGATAATCATAGCGACCTCGGGCATGCTTGTCGGCGGACCGAGCGTCGAGTACTTCAAGCAGCTCGCCCCCGATCCAAAGAACAGCATAATATTCGTCAGCTACCAGGCAGAGGGAACCCTCGGAAGGCAGGTGCAGAGGGGCCTGCGCGAGATACCGCTGGTTGGAGAGGGCGGAAAGACCGAGGTCGTCAAGGTCAACATGGATGTTCACACCATAGACGGCTTCTCCGGCCACGCGGACAGGAGGGAGCTCATCAGCTACATAGCCAGGCTGAGGCCGAGGCCTGAGAGGGTGATAACCGTCCACGGGGAGCCCCACAAGTGCCTTGATCTGAGCACCAGCATCCACAAGAAGTTCGGCATCTCAACGCGCGCCCCGAACAACCTCGACGCCATAAGGCTCAAGTGA
- a CDS encoding DUF3194 domain-containing protein — MDKGGSGKRVVHIGLPELSEEQIIEVGELAQETIIEHVFDALNRSDVKDIEVTMRINRGETLDLEIEVYLEVPIFVKVDVEKLIDEAVEKAYEAVERKLREIANEGKAQA, encoded by the coding sequence ATGGACAAGGGGGGCAGTGGAAAGAGGGTCGTCCACATAGGACTGCCGGAGCTGAGTGAAGAGCAGATAATCGAGGTTGGCGAGCTCGCCCAGGAGACGATAATAGAGCACGTCTTTGATGCCCTCAACAGGAGCGACGTCAAGGACATAGAGGTTACCATGAGGATAAACCGCGGGGAGACCCTCGACCTTGAAATCGAGGTCTACCTTGAGGTTCCGATCTTCGTGAAGGTTGATGTCGAGAAGCTCATCGACGAGGCAGTTGAGAAGGCCTACGAGGCAGTCGAGAGAAAGCTGAGGGAGATAGCCAATGAGGGGAAAGCTCAAGCTTAA
- a CDS encoding 50S ribosomal protein L37ae: protein MGRTTKVGSAGRFGPRYGLKIRRRVAAVEAKMKQKHVCPVCGRKAVRRISTGIWQCQKCGATFAGGAYLPTTPAGKVAKRVTASKA, encoded by the coding sequence ATGGGAAGGACTACCAAGGTCGGTTCCGCTGGAAGGTTCGGTCCCAGGTACGGTCTCAAGATAAGGAGAAGGGTCGCGGCCGTTGAGGCCAAGATGAAGCAGAAGCACGTCTGCCCGGTATGTGGAAGGAAGGCGGTCCGGAGGATAAGTACCGGTATATGGCAGTGCCAGAAGTGCGGCGCCACATTCGCCGGCGGTGCCTACCTGCCGACCACTCCGGCAGGAAAAGTTGCCAAGCGCGTCACGGCCTCTAAGGCCTGA
- a CDS encoding aldo/keto reductase encodes MVKISGLKEIGDDRVTSIGMGTWGIGGKESPDYSRDRESVEVLRHGLELGINLIDTAEFYGAGHSEELVGEAIKGFEREEIFIISKVWPTHFGYESAKKAARASAKRLGTYIDLYLLHWPVDDFGRIEETLHALEELVDEGLIRYIGVSNFDLELLKRSQEAMRRYEIVANEVKYSLRDRWPETGGLLDYMKREKIALIAYTPLEKGALARNECLAEIGKSYGKTSAQVALNYLIWEENVVAIPKAGSKAHIEENFGAMGWRLSDEDREKARGCV; translated from the coding sequence ATGGTGAAGATTTCGGGTCTGAAGGAGATAGGCGACGATAGGGTTACCTCCATAGGCATGGGGACGTGGGGCATAGGTGGGAAAGAAAGCCCCGACTACTCGCGTGACAGGGAGAGCGTTGAGGTCCTTAGGCACGGCCTTGAGCTCGGGATAAACCTCATAGACACGGCCGAGTTCTACGGTGCCGGCCACAGCGAGGAGCTCGTGGGAGAAGCCATCAAAGGCTTCGAACGCGAGGAGATTTTCATCATCAGCAAGGTATGGCCTACACACTTCGGTTATGAGAGCGCAAAGAAGGCCGCAAGGGCGAGTGCAAAGAGGCTCGGCACATACATAGACCTCTACCTGCTTCACTGGCCGGTTGATGACTTTGGAAGGATAGAGGAGACGCTTCACGCCCTCGAAGAGCTCGTTGACGAAGGATTAATCCGCTACATCGGCGTCAGCAACTTCGACCTTGAGCTTCTCAAGAGAAGTCAGGAAGCTATGAGAAGGTACGAGATAGTTGCCAACGAGGTGAAGTACTCGCTCCGCGATAGGTGGCCCGAGACGGGCGGACTCCTCGACTACATGAAGCGGGAGAAGATCGCACTCATAGCCTACACACCGCTCGAGAAGGGCGCCCTCGCAAGGAACGAGTGTCTGGCCGAGATTGGAAAATCCTACGGCAAAACTTCAGCACAGGTGGCCCTCAACTACCTCATCTGGGAGGAGAACGTCGTAGCCATACCCAAGGCCGGAAGCAAAGCCCACATTGAGGAGAACTTCGGTGCCATGGGCTGGAGGCTTTCAGATGAGGATAGGGAAAAAGCGAGGGGGTGTGTTTAA
- a CDS encoding DNA-directed RNA polymerase subunit P: MVMAVYRCAKCGKEVELDLENTREVRCPYCGSKILYKPRPRVARRVKAI; the protein is encoded by the coding sequence ATGGTGATGGCCGTTTACCGCTGTGCGAAATGCGGAAAGGAGGTCGAGCTCGACCTCGAGAACACCAGAGAGGTTCGCTGCCCCTACTGCGGCAGCAAGATACTCTACAAGCCCAGGCCGAGAGTGGCCAGGCGCGTTAAGGCGATCTGA
- a CDS encoding bifunctional oligoribonuclease/PAP phosphatase NrnA translates to MRGKLKLKRFLQGSKGKSFLLLCHHNADPDSLGSAIAFALYLKSLGVGDVRIGVAQSVSSYAKRLLTLSPVPVEKDPAVKEDVVVIFDTSSLEQLEPIEIPKGKSVVVIDHHVEKDNAIKADIAVVDSSRTSTAEIVWELFKYLSFYDETAVKALLAGIVTDTANFRFANAKTFKAVSEMLELFPLQMGEIFQLVAPVSDENIDQAKRMAILKACQRLEIRKFRKYIIAVSKVSAYESLACKTFLNLGADIAIVGSEKKGVRISARAKESLVKKGLHLGKIMEKAGPVIEGSGGGHAGAAGANGKKNLDEAIKLILKEIERFLREVD, encoded by the coding sequence ATGAGGGGAAAGCTCAAGCTTAAGCGCTTCCTTCAGGGATCAAAGGGCAAGTCCTTTCTCCTCCTCTGCCACCACAATGCAGACCCGGATTCCCTCGGCTCGGCGATAGCCTTCGCGCTCTACCTCAAATCACTCGGTGTTGGGGACGTCAGAATAGGCGTCGCCCAGAGCGTTTCTTCCTACGCCAAGAGGCTGTTAACGCTCTCTCCGGTTCCCGTTGAAAAGGATCCAGCCGTTAAAGAGGACGTCGTGGTGATTTTTGACACATCCTCTCTTGAACAGCTGGAACCGATTGAAATTCCCAAAGGAAAGTCCGTGGTCGTCATTGACCACCATGTCGAGAAGGACAACGCGATAAAGGCGGACATAGCCGTTGTTGATTCCTCGAGAACATCCACAGCTGAAATTGTGTGGGAGCTGTTCAAGTACCTCAGTTTCTACGATGAAACTGCTGTTAAGGCCCTCTTAGCTGGAATAGTTACTGATACAGCGAACTTCCGCTTCGCCAATGCAAAGACGTTTAAGGCAGTCTCCGAGATGCTCGAACTGTTCCCGCTCCAGATGGGTGAGATTTTCCAGCTCGTCGCCCCGGTCAGCGACGAGAACATAGACCAGGCGAAGAGGATGGCCATTCTGAAGGCCTGCCAGAGGCTGGAGATTAGAAAGTTCAGGAAGTACATCATAGCGGTCTCGAAGGTTTCGGCCTACGAATCCCTGGCCTGCAAGACGTTCCTCAACCTCGGGGCTGACATAGCCATAGTCGGAAGCGAGAAGAAGGGAGTGCGGATTTCGGCGAGGGCCAAGGAGAGCCTCGTTAAGAAGGGCCTCCACCTAGGGAAGATAATGGAGAAGGCCGGGCCGGTTATAGAGGGCTCGGGCGGCGGCCACGCCGGTGCCGCTGGCGCAAACGGGAAAAAGAACCTTGACGAGGCTATAAAGCTAATCCTGAAGGAGATTGAGAGGTTTTTGAGGGAGGTTGATTGA